GCCGTTTTATCCTTTATTTATAGTGCTTATTGCAATTTAAAGGATTCAAAATATTCAAGGAAAAAACTAGAGTTAATTAGAGTCTAATAGCGTCCATTAAAGCACCAAATAATTAAAAAAATTTTCCAGAAAAAATCATTAAAAATCTGGCAGATCATCATTAAACGGCTGCTGATTTTGGGACTGGGGGGGGTGGTTTGGGTGTTGTTCGACGCTTTCGACCAGGTTTAGAGGTTCGAGCAGATACCACGCTTTCAACCAGTATTTGAAGCTCCTGAACCGTTTCCTCGTTTCTATTGATATAGGCGTTTACCTGAAGCTGTCCCTGTATCGACACCAAATCCCCTTTTTGATGCTCCAGCAACTCCCCGGCGACGCGCTCAAAGCCTACAAAACTGAACCACTGGCTGGCCTCCCCCGAATCGCTGGCCCTGCATGGCAGATTCGCAACCATGGAACCCACCGCCATTAATTTGTCTGCGCGGGTAATGATCTCCCGAATCTCCCCCCCGATCCTTCCATACACTGCAATTTGTGTTGCCATTTCATGCTCCCGATTGTTGCGTTCTTGCTTCCTGCTTCTTCCCCCTTCCCTGTCAATTTAAACAGGGCAGGCGGGATGAGAGTGTTTTTTTAAATCCTGCCCTGCTTTGTGATGATCGTTTTTATTCAGCGGAGTGCGTGATTCTCCTTTTTTTTGTCGGGACACTATCGGGACACTATCGGGACACATCCCCTACAAAATAGGGTTCTGTAAGGCAAAAACAAAAGACAAAGCTACACTTCGCCCGATCTCCAGCAAATAAAACGGAAAAACCTATGCGACCTCTACCACTTTGCCTGAAAGCCCCGTGGTTACTGGGCTGTAGGGTGGTAGAGGTCTTAAAAAAACGCCAAAACACCTCTACCACCTCTACCACCTTGCCTGAAAGCCCCGTGATTACTGGGCTATAGAGGAAAAAACGCCCTCCATAATCACCTTCCCCGCCTGCCATGTTTTTAGACCTATACCACGCCACAAGCCAGTAATAGCAAGGGGTTTGCAAAATTGGCAGAGGTTTTTTGGGGAAGTGGTAGAGGTCGCGGCAAAATGGGTTAGGTTCAGGTGTTATTTGGCCTGATTTGGTCTTTTTTTGCTCAATTGATTGTTTTTTGATCGCTGCACACACCTATGAAAATATAATAAAAAAAGGCAGGCGGGAAAGGAGTTGCTGTGGTTTAGGTTGGTACAGGTTGGTACAGGTATGGTAGAGGTTTTAAAAAACCTCACCCACCCTGAAAGCCTTGTATAGCAAGGCCTCCAGAAAATTTGGTAGAGGTGGTATAGGTTTTATCAAAAAAAAATAAAAAACCTAAGCCACCTCTGTTAAAACATAAGCTCATCAGCTTCAGCCTGATATTTTTCCGCGAAGTTATTCCTTAATACTTCAGGTTCAGGTAGTTGATAAATAACTCCCTCCCCGCGACCATGCCTACCTTGAGAGACTACGCCCAGACTCTTCATCATTTTCCCGACCTGAGATCGCGCAGCGGCAAGTGAGATTGGTTTATAGCGGCTTTGGCTGTTTACCCATTCCATGTAACGCTCAACCAAATTTTTGCTAAGCAACCGCTTAGAATTTACCGCTGAGCCAGCGACAGTGAATGGGTGCTCTTTTGCTATCTCGTTATAGAAAAATGACTGCAATGGATCGGATGTCATACTTTGCAGTTTTTGGTCGATCGCGGCTTTTGTGGCAGGGGCAAAGAAAGGATTGAAGGCACTTATGTCCCGGTTTAAGAAGTAGTGCAGAAGCGCTTTCTCCCCTCCATTGTCCAGCCACTGGTTGTACTGAGTGAAAAAGCCTTCCCCTAATACTTTTTGCACGTCGAAAACCAGGTAACGCCTGCCAGTGCCAGAAAGGTGAACGGCATGATCTTCATTACCGGCAAATACCATGCGGCTGTAATTCCTTATCGGGAACGCATCTACCCCTTTCCTCTCCAATGTCATATAGGGTTCAGTGATCACGGCTTTCAGGGCGTTGGCAGCGCTCTTTTCAGACAGGTCAACTTCATCTGAAAAGACCAGCAGTTTAGCTTCCAAAATCGCATTAAACCGGGCAGAGGCTTGAGCCTGCCCATTTAATTGCGCGGCATAGGAGCCAAGAATCTTGAGTAAAGGACGGAAAAGGGAGCCTTTACCAACGCCCTCAATCTCTGATTTGAGCAGAATGGCAACGGTGGGCTTTTCCTCTGGCTTTTGAAATAGATGGGCCAACCAGTTGAGCAGATACACTTTCGCATCAGGTTCGCCATCACATATCGCCTCAACCAGCTCAAGAAAGGGCGATATATCCCCCTCTTCTGGCTGAACTGAATAACCTGTAAAAAGATTCAGCATCCCTTTGGGGCACTGGCTTTTGTTGGGGAAAAAGCCTATTCCATTCTTATAGAACCGCCTTCCCCTCCACTTCATCCAGGCTTGGGATAAAGTCATTATTCTTCCGTTGAAATTAATGTCTGGTTCAGTTGCCAAAATCATCTCAAAAGCCTCTTTCTTAATAAAAACAAACTCCTTGCAATCTGGGAGCATTACCGAAGGTGAAAGCCTTCCGAATGCAGACTTTCCACCTGATATAACCAGGCTGAACTTGTGGTTGATTTGCTCCAGGCGCGCCAGATTCTCGGGTGAGATTTTGTTGCCATAGGCATCCAGTTCACCCTTTGTGGATTTATCCGGGGAAGGTATAACGGCAGGCGGGGCAGAAGGTGCCGATTCATCAAAAACAGTAGGTATAGTAGGTATAGAGAGACTTTGCGGTTCCACAACCAACTCCCCATCACTTGCTTCAATACCCAGCGTGCTTAACGTCTCAGATATAGTCTCAGGCATAACCGCCTCCCACTCTCTGCAATTGCTCGTTGGCGTCTTTCATGCCCTCGGGGGGCACATAAAATTGAATCTTCATATCAGGCCTTTCCATTTCCAAACGCTCAGCCAGTGCTTGTGCAGAGGCTTTACCGGCTTGGTCGTTATCTTGATGAATCAGCACCTCTTTAATGCATTGAGGTACTGCTATTTGCGTCCATACCGAACCGCCACCCGCAACAACAGCCCAGCCATTGCCGATAAATAGCGATAAGCTCAGGGCGTCCTCGATGCCCTCAGCGATGATTAATTTCCTGCGCACCAGGTCGACATAAGGCTTGAACGGCCAGACCAGCCAAAGCCCTGCCCCTGCTATCTCCCCGCCTGCCGCTTTCATACTGAATTTGGCTTTCTTGCCACCGTCCCCAATAAGCACCTGCCCTTGAGCATCCAGAATGATTCGGTGATAGCCCTTCACGGCCATTGCTTCATCGGCATGGCGATACAAGGCAAGGATTGCGGCTTGCTTCTGGCCTTCAGCTGGCAGAAAACTTAAATCGGGAATACCAGAGAGCCCTGAAAAAGAAATACCACGCGACTCCAGATAGCGCTGACCAGGCGAGCCCTTGATGGGGATCGCTCTCTGCTTCCAGTCTGCGGCCCTGATTTCCCGCTCTGTGTCGCTCAGAGCCTTGGCCTTCTTGCTAGAACCTAGAGCCATGGGTTTGGGCGTTGGCCGTGATTCAACCGGCATTCCCAGCCAGTCGATCGCCAGTCTGACGACCTCAATGAAGCCCTTTCCCGTGGCATCCTGAAGCAACTGGACAGCATCACCATGCTTTTCACAGCCTCGGCAATACCAGGTAAGGTTGTTTTTTCTCGCATCGTAGATAAATCGGTCATTCCCGCCGCAGACTGGGCAGGGGCCTTGATGCTTAAATGGAGGGAGCGTCAGAAATACGGATAAAAAATGGTAGCCAGATTCACCTTCGAGGCCTTTTTTGGCCTCATTAATTTCTCGGGCTGATAATTTCTGTCGTTTATTTGCTAAAATCATGTTGTCGAGACCTGCTGCTCACCATTTAAAATGGCCAGCGATTGGTTTTTGATCTTGTTGAAAGCCCCGTAGTGTCTGCCAACACCATGATCGGGGCTTTTTTATGCCTGTTAATTATTCGGCTTAATAATTAATGGCCAAAACTCTGAAAAATTTGCGGGGAGGTTCCCAACTAGGTTGGTCAGCAAGGTACCCCCCCCTCGAACTTTTCAGGCAACCGCACCAGGCTCTGCGATCACTCGGTTTCTTTCACGGAATCTGGCCAATTCGTCATGCGGGATACGAATCGTTCTGCCTGAGCGATACATCACCAGATCGCCCCGCTTCCCCATTCTCCGCACAGTTTTCTCACTTGTATTAATGATTTGACTGAACTCCTTTACGGTCAGATCGGGCTTTAATTCATCCATAACATTCTCCAGTGTGATTGGCTTACCACTACTTGCCGTTAAGGCCTTATATTTAAATAAAGACTATGGATCGCGGCTTGTAATCGTGGGTTTCTTGTCAGCTCACAAGGTTTTTGCGATAGAGGGGTATTAGGATTCATCAGCGGTTCGCTTGATATGCTTTCGGGCGATGGTGACAGCATCCCCTTTCCCGCCTGCCGCTTTTATCAGTAGCTCCAGGAGGCTCACAAAAGGCCCGTTTGTTGTCTGACTGATAGGAATCCCAACATCATTTGCGAGATCAGAAGCTGCGCTATATTGCAGGCTGGAAAGCGTCTCGCTGCGACAACTCCGGTTCCAGGCAGGGCTTCTGCCATCAGCATATACCCGCTTCAGCTCAGGTAAGGATTCAAGCTGACGAACAAAATCAGGGCCTATAAGCACAGCTATTTCACCTTTAGCAGGCTCGCTGAGCGACGAGGAACGATCAACCCACGACAAAACTTCCCTGATTACTTCAGAGGAAGGCTTGTCATGCTCTGCCCCATTCATAAGCGCTTTGATCATGTAGCGCAGCCATTCAACTTTAGAAAATAGCTGTTCCAGGAAGCCCCCCTGCTCACAAATTCCTAACGCCTTTAACGGGAGCTGCTGGTTTAGCAATCCCTTTACAGTCAGGCGCTCTTCATCCGTGAGAGGGGGATATTCCAAGCCACCGTGTGTATTCATTCCTACTCACCGGCACCAGGCATATATTCTGAAGCCCCCAGTGTATCTAGGTGATCAGCCCATTCCTGGAGCCAGTAGCGGCATTGAGGTTCAAACCTGTTCAGGTCGTAAGTACCTTCTTCCCCTTTACGGGAGTGCCCTAAAATACACTCCCCGATAATGTTTAGCTGATTAACCAAAGAAGGGTCATCGCTTAATAAGCCAACTCCCGTCCTAACCGTTCTGCGCAGATCGTGAGCAGTCCATTTCCCTTTTGTTGTAGCAAAGCTCTTTCTTTTGTTACAAACAGCCCAGACCACCGCTCGCTGACGAATATGCTCATCAACTATATTGGGTGATGGAAATACGAATTTTTTATTACTGGGTTCTATCCGTGTCCTAAATACAGCAACGGCTTGCCTTGATAGCTGCACAGTCCGTGGAACATCTGTTTTTGTGTCTCCAAGCCACCAGGTTCCAGCATCAAGATTAATATGTTCCCAGCGAGCACTTACAATCTCCCCGCTTCGGCAACCAGTTAGCAGCATAAGCCAAAGCACCGTCCTGACAGAATCTGACATTCCAGAAGTAGGCAGCCAACGCATAAACATTCTTAGCTCGTCATTATCAAAGTAACGCAGACGTTGCTTGCTTGTTTCGGGCTTTAAACCCTGGCAGGGATTCGCAAACCCTTTAGGTAACCGCTGAACTATAATCGCTTCCTGAAAGGCGTACTTAAGCTCTCTGATCAGTTGCCCTGAAATAACAGGGGCAGGTCGAGCTTTAATCTTCATTTCTAGGTTTTTAATAGTTTGAGGCGTGATATGGCAGGCTTTAACATCCATTAGACCAGCCAGTTCTTTGTTCAGAACACGTGCGACTTCCTTTGCCCCTTGGGGCTTTCGATTCTGGAATATATGATTCTCAAGGTAATCATCGACCAATTGTCTGACGGTATAGTCCTCTGGCTTATTGGCCTCTTTCTCTAGAAGGTGCGCGGCTTTCTTATCCAGCCTTTCTTGCAAAGGGTCTCCACCCTCACGCCTTACCTTCTTAACCTTCATAAACTCTTCGTGCGCTTCTGCAAGACCCATTTGTGGGTATGACCCCAAAGTGATCTGACGCAGTTTTGTGTTATCCGCAGGGTGGCGATAGCGGTATACCCATGACTTCATGCCATCCTTATAGGCTTTAAGCCTTAATCCTCTAAAAGATGAGCTGTCACTTAGATAATTTCGCCCCCCTTTAACATATTTCAACGCTTGGGCAGCACGATCGGTTATTCGTTTGGTATCATTTGAAGAAGCCATGGGCCTTCCTCCTACATTTGGGTTCATGGTTAGGGCGGCCAGAGGTGTTGGAGCACTTCTGGCCACCTGCTTTTTAAGGGGCAATTGCTGCCCTGTTTTTGATTATAGGCACCACTTTGAGCCTTATACAATAGCCACAAAAACTACACTTTTTTTATGTGGTGTAAATTGTTGAGAATTGCTACGGATTGCTGGACTTTGTATGCCAAAAAAAAATGAAAAAATATTCCATGGACTGTTAATTATTAGAAATCAATAATTTAACCATCAACAAAACACCGTACTTTGTCAGCAATAGAGTCCTATAGGAGCGTATAGAGGTTTGGTTATTAAAGGGAAAAAAGATCAGCACACACCTATGATGCAGCAATACCTGCGCATTAAGCAGCAACACCGAGATGAATTGGTGTTCTATCGAATGGGCGATTTCTACGAGCTGTTTTATGAAGATGCTCGTCGTGCAGCCGAACTACTGGATATTACCCTTACCGCACGTGGACAATCCGCCGGTGAGCCAATACCTATGGCGGGCATCCCTTTTCATTCCGCCGATGGCTATTTGGCCAGACTGGTAAAATTCGGTGAATCCGTCGCTATCTGCGAACAGATTGGCGACCCAGCAACCAGCAAAGGGCCAGTAGAGCGTCAGGTTGTACGCGTACTAACACCCGGCACGGTCACCGATGAAGCGCTGCTCGATGAGCGCAAGGATACCCTGCTCGGCGCACTCCACCAACGAGGTAATCATTATGGCTTCGCGGTCCTGGATATCAGTAGCGGAAGATTTCAGGTCAGTGAACTGGAGGGGGAAGAGGCTGTTCAAGCCGAGCTACATCGGCTGAATCCGGCAGAACTGCTGGTCTGTGACGAGCTGATTCAACCCGAATGGCTGCAGGATCGTAATGGCCTGCGCAAACGACCACCCTGGGATTTCGAACTCGACTCGGCACGTCAGGCACTGTGCCAGCAATTCAAAGTTAAAGATTTACAAGGCTTTGGTTGTGACAACCTGACGCTAGGCCTCGAAGCGGCAGGCTGCCTGCTAACCTATGCCAAAGAAACCCAGCGCACAGCACTGCCCCATTTGCGCAATATCGCCCATACCAACCATGACGACAGTGTTGTGCTCGATGCCGCGAGTCGGCGCAATCTTGAGATTGATACCAACCTCACTGGCGGTCGTGACAATACCCTTGCATCGGTCATGGACCGAACTTCAACCGCAATGGGAAGCCGCATGTTGGGTCGTTGGCTCAATCGCCCACTGCGCAATGCAACCACACTCCAGCATCGCCAAGAAGCGATTGCGGCCCTGCTCGACAACTACCGTTACGAACCTTTGCAGGTTGTGCTGAAGCAGATTGGCGACATCGAACGCATTCTGGCCCGAGTTGGCTTACGTTCTGCACGCCCCCGAGACCTTGCCCGGTTACGCGATGCCCTGGCCGTACTACCGGCTCTGCAACAACAACTGTCAGAGATTGACAGCGACGCCCTGACCGCCTTGGCGACCAGAATCGCCGAGCACCCGGAGTTGGTAGAACTGCTACAACGGGCCGTTATAGAAAACCCACCCGTTGTTATTCGTGACGGTGGCGTGATAGCTACCGGGTACGATGCGGAGCTTGACGAGTTGCGCGGCATCAGCGAGAACGCAGGACAATACCTGCTTGATCTCGAGCTTCGCGAACGTGAAAAAAGCGGCCTTTCAACCCTCAAAGTCGGTTACAACCGTGTGCACGGCTATTACATTGAGATCAGTCGCTCACAGTCTGAACAGGCACCGGCCGAATACATTCGTCGCCAGACACTGAAAAATGCCGAGCGTTTTATCACTCCTGAATTGAAAGAGTTCGAGGACAAAGCCCTCAGTAGCAAGAGCCGTGCCTTGGCTCGGGAAAAAGCCTTGTACGAACAGCTGCTGGATCAGCTGCTTGAGCATCTGGCGCCGCTGCAAGAAAGTGCACAGTCGATAGCCGAACTGGATGTGCTCAACAACCTGGCCGAACGGGCAGACAACCTGAATCTGAGCCGCCCGGAATTCAGTCGGGCGCCAGGCATCATCATCAGCGAAGGCCGCCACCCGGTGGTCGAGCAGGTGCTGGATGACCCCTTTGTCGCCAATGGCGTGGAACTGACCAACCAGCGGCGCATGCTGATGATTACCGGCCCCAACATGGGCGGTAAATCGACCTACATGCGCCAAACGGCACTGATTGTTCTGTTGGCCTGCATCGGCAGCTATGTACCAGCCAGTCATCTGAAACTGGGACCTGTCGATCGTATTTTCACCCGAATCGGCTCATCTGATGACCTTGCAGGCGGGCGCTCTACCTTTATGGTTGAGATGACCGAAACCGCCAATATCCTCAATAATGCCACCGAGTACAGTCTGGTATTGATGGATGAGGTTGGCCGGGGTACCAGCACCTTTGATGGTTTATCACTCGCTTGGGCGGCAGCGTCTCATCTGGCCAGCGAAGTAAAAGCCTTTACCCTCTTTGCGACCCACTATTTCGAACTGACCGCTCTGCCCGAATTAATACCCGGCGTTGCTAACGTGCATCTGAACGCCACCGAACACGAGGATAGAATCGTCTTTTTGCATTCAGTGAACGAGGGGCCGGCTAGTCAAAGCTATGGTTTACAAGTGGCCCAGCTGGCCGGTGTGCCTCGACAGGTGATCACCGATGCCAGGCAAAAGCTGCAGCAGCTTGAACAGGAACAGATCGCCGCTGGTGAGTCACAAACCAATACACCTGAAGCGGTCATTAACCCACCGCGCCAGGATGACCTGTTTGGCTCTGCCCTACCCCATCCCGTCATCGAAGAACTGGAGCAGATCGACCCCGACAACCTGACCCCCCGTAGCGCACTTGAATTACTTTATGAGCTACGCTCAAGGTTATAAACCAACAACTTAAAAGCAACGGCAACTCCTGCTACACTAGCCGCAATCTGACCCGTACAGCCTGACCGGAGAGAAAATCCATGACATTCGTGGTTACCGACAACTGCATTAAATGCAAATACACCGACTGCGTTGAAGTATGCCCGGTTGATTGCTTTTACG
The DNA window shown above is from Aestuariirhabdus haliotis and carries:
- the mutS gene encoding DNA mismatch repair protein MutS; this translates as MMQQYLRIKQQHRDELVFYRMGDFYELFYEDARRAAELLDITLTARGQSAGEPIPMAGIPFHSADGYLARLVKFGESVAICEQIGDPATSKGPVERQVVRVLTPGTVTDEALLDERKDTLLGALHQRGNHYGFAVLDISSGRFQVSELEGEEAVQAELHRLNPAELLVCDELIQPEWLQDRNGLRKRPPWDFELDSARQALCQQFKVKDLQGFGCDNLTLGLEAAGCLLTYAKETQRTALPHLRNIAHTNHDDSVVLDAASRRNLEIDTNLTGGRDNTLASVMDRTSTAMGSRMLGRWLNRPLRNATTLQHRQEAIAALLDNYRYEPLQVVLKQIGDIERILARVGLRSARPRDLARLRDALAVLPALQQQLSEIDSDALTALATRIAEHPELVELLQRAVIENPPVVIRDGGVIATGYDAELDELRGISENAGQYLLDLELREREKSGLSTLKVGYNRVHGYYIEISRSQSEQAPAEYIRRQTLKNAERFITPELKEFEDKALSSKSRALAREKALYEQLLDQLLEHLAPLQESAQSIAELDVLNNLAERADNLNLSRPEFSRAPGIIISEGRHPVVEQVLDDPFVANGVELTNQRRMLMITGPNMGGKSTYMRQTALIVLLACIGSYVPASHLKLGPVDRIFTRIGSSDDLAGGRSTFMVEMTETANILNNATEYSLVLMDEVGRGTSTFDGLSLAWAAASHLASEVKAFTLFATHYFELTALPELIPGVANVHLNATEHEDRIVFLHSVNEGPASQSYGLQVAQLAGVPRQVITDARQKLQQLEQEQIAAGESQTNTPEAVINPPRQDDLFGSALPHPVIEELEQIDPDNLTPRSALELLYELRSRL
- a CDS encoding DUF5906 domain-containing protein, which translates into the protein MPETISETLSTLGIEASDGELVVEPQSLSIPTIPTVFDESAPSAPPAVIPSPDKSTKGELDAYGNKISPENLARLEQINHKFSLVISGGKSAFGRLSPSVMLPDCKEFVFIKKEAFEMILATEPDINFNGRIMTLSQAWMKWRGRRFYKNGIGFFPNKSQCPKGMLNLFTGYSVQPEEGDISPFLELVEAICDGEPDAKVYLLNWLAHLFQKPEEKPTVAILLKSEIEGVGKGSLFRPLLKILGSYAAQLNGQAQASARFNAILEAKLLVFSDEVDLSEKSAANALKAVITEPYMTLERKGVDAFPIRNYSRMVFAGNEDHAVHLSGTGRRYLVFDVQKVLGEGFFTQYNQWLDNGGEKALLHYFLNRDISAFNPFFAPATKAAIDQKLQSMTSDPLQSFFYNEIAKEHPFTVAGSAVNSKRLLSKNLVERYMEWVNSQSRYKPISLAAARSQVGKMMKSLGVVSQGRHGRGEGVIYQLPEPEVLRNNFAEKYQAEADELMF
- a CDS encoding helix-turn-helix domain-containing protein, with product MDELKPDLTVKEFSQIINTSEKTVRRMGKRGDLVMYRSGRTIRIPHDELARFRERNRVIAEPGAVA
- a CDS encoding single-stranded DNA-binding protein, translated to MATQIAVYGRIGGEIREIITRADKLMAVGSMVANLPCRASDSGEASQWFSFVGFERVAGELLEHQKGDLVSIQGQLQVNAYINRNEETVQELQILVESVVSARTSKPGRKRRTTPKPPPPVPKSAAV
- a CDS encoding toprim domain-containing protein, with protein sequence MILANKRQKLSAREINEAKKGLEGESGYHFLSVFLTLPPFKHQGPCPVCGGNDRFIYDARKNNLTWYCRGCEKHGDAVQLLQDATGKGFIEVVRLAIDWLGMPVESRPTPKPMALGSSKKAKALSDTEREIRAADWKQRAIPIKGSPGQRYLESRGISFSGLSGIPDLSFLPAEGQKQAAILALYRHADEAMAVKGYHRIILDAQGQVLIGDGGKKAKFSMKAAGGEIAGAGLWLVWPFKPYVDLVRRKLIIAEGIEDALSLSLFIGNGWAVVAGGGSVWTQIAVPQCIKEVLIHQDNDQAGKASAQALAERLEMERPDMKIQFYVPPEGMKDANEQLQRVGGGYA
- a CDS encoding tyrosine-type recombinase/integrase; its protein translation is MASSNDTKRITDRAAQALKYVKGGRNYLSDSSSFRGLRLKAYKDGMKSWVYRYRHPADNTKLRQITLGSYPQMGLAEAHEEFMKVKKVRREGGDPLQERLDKKAAHLLEKEANKPEDYTVRQLVDDYLENHIFQNRKPQGAKEVARVLNKELAGLMDVKACHITPQTIKNLEMKIKARPAPVISGQLIRELKYAFQEAIIVQRLPKGFANPCQGLKPETSKQRLRYFDNDELRMFMRWLPTSGMSDSVRTVLWLMLLTGCRSGEIVSARWEHINLDAGTWWLGDTKTDVPRTVQLSRQAVAVFRTRIEPSNKKFVFPSPNIVDEHIRQRAVVWAVCNKRKSFATTKGKWTAHDLRRTVRTGVGLLSDDPSLVNQLNIIGECILGHSRKGEEGTYDLNRFEPQCRYWLQEWADHLDTLGASEYMPGAGE